The following coding sequences are from one Paenibacillus sp. FSL R5-0912 window:
- a CDS encoding IS256 family transposase — protein MGLWTKQQLREFIKENNLVSAQDAQNALKDLFAETIQEMLEAEMDTHLGYGKHEVKAKLTPNSRNGKSRKTVVSEYGEQEIAIPRDRLGEFEPLVVKKHQSNVTGIEEQIIALYAKGISTREIQDHLGQMYGIEVSPTLISNVTNKIVPLIKEWQNRPLQGVYAVVYLDAIHFKGKQDGAIINKAAYMVIGIDLDGNKDVLGMWIGENESSKFWLSVLNELKNRGVGDILIICVDNLSGFSQAIAACYPQTEIQKCIIHQIRSSTRYVSYKDIKKVTADLKPIYKAATEEGALLELDRFEEVWGAKYPLIIRSWRNNWDELATFFKYPPEIRKLIYTTNMIESYHRQLRKVTKGKSIFPTDEALLKMLYLATVDVTRKWTGRVQNWGQMLLQLSVFFPDRVGQHLR, from the coding sequence ATGGGACTTTGGACAAAACAACAGTTACGGGAATTTATCAAGGAGAATAATTTGGTCTCTGCACAAGATGCACAGAACGCCTTAAAGGATCTGTTTGCGGAGACGATTCAAGAGATGCTGGAAGCGGAAATGGATACTCACTTAGGCTACGGCAAGCATGAAGTTAAGGCGAAGCTCACACCAAACAGTCGCAACGGAAAGAGCCGTAAAACGGTAGTCAGTGAGTACGGCGAACAGGAGATTGCCATCCCTCGGGATCGACTCGGTGAGTTTGAGCCTTTGGTGGTCAAGAAGCACCAATCGAATGTAACGGGCATCGAAGAGCAAATCATTGCGCTGTATGCCAAAGGGATCAGCACCAGGGAAATCCAGGATCATTTAGGGCAGATGTATGGCATTGAGGTCTCCCCTACGCTCATTTCCAACGTCACGAACAAGATTGTGCCTCTCATTAAAGAATGGCAAAATCGGCCGCTGCAAGGCGTCTATGCCGTCGTCTATCTGGATGCGATCCACTTCAAGGGTAAGCAGGACGGAGCCATTATTAACAAGGCTGCTTACATGGTTATTGGCATCGATCTGGACGGAAACAAAGATGTACTGGGCATGTGGATTGGTGAGAATGAGTCCTCTAAATTCTGGCTCAGCGTGTTAAATGAACTCAAGAATCGTGGAGTGGGGGATATCCTCATTATCTGCGTAGATAACCTGTCTGGGTTCTCTCAAGCCATTGCAGCCTGCTATCCCCAAACTGAAATCCAGAAGTGCATTATTCACCAAATCCGCAGCTCCACGAGGTACGTGTCGTACAAGGATATTAAGAAGGTCACCGCCGATTTAAAGCCCATTTACAAGGCAGCTACGGAAGAAGGTGCCTTGCTTGAACTCGACCGTTTCGAGGAGGTTTGGGGGGCGAAATATCCACTAATTATCCGTTCTTGGCGGAATAATTGGGACGAGCTCGCTACCTTTTTCAAGTACCCGCCAGAGATTCGTAAACTCATCTACACCACCAATATGATTGAGAGTTACCACCGACAGCTTCGCAAGGTAACGAAGGGGAAGAGCATCTTTCCTACAGATGAAGCCTTGCTGAAAATGCTCTATCTGGCCACCGTGGACGTCACTCGAAAATGGACAGGACGTGTCCAAAACTGGGGCCAAATGCTACTCCAGCTGTCGGTCTTTTTCCCCGATCGGGTCGGTCAACACTTGCGGTAA
- a CDS encoding recombinase family protein, with the protein MNIHNVLLPGKKGAFYGRHSTEEQTIDTQLHWANELAKEFGCEIIKEFVDIGVSAVKKNMAKRKGLTALLTYLETAEIDFVLIYDHTRLARNAMEHQKIRGFFNSKKIPVVMCSTRDLYNSGDLLGELLKDGYSKYEADAIRQRTEDNHYKKIKEGIYRGGKLPFGYEFSPDEYTFKVLPNEKNIVDDIFQKYQEGEGFHSIALSLEKKSFHGRDWTKDDVKLIITNPFYAGYLTAKRFRPNSHRQLTDKEEWIMGYCERITPFIRYEVWEYCYETYRSKRKGNVSPKNFKTPFFLRDILFCKNCKMPLKSKNQKNKYHGNPNGNSIYYCENKACSLRLEKNKVHEKFIEEEMSAVLIKYLSTQHKDIHEEILVNLKQKVDKLSQQIKELEITIEEFTLQIRRTEVELHSLDSNKPQELKNSFLRYRILLKEKINNSQILINEKKLKISYIENVESDFLLMKNLLATTILAEYTGEIDPRLRRLLLYLFERIEIGPDLVYDVTARIDLENDSPIVLSGFIT; encoded by the coding sequence TTGAATATTCATAATGTCCTACTGCCAGGAAAAAAAGGGGCATTTTATGGTCGCCATTCAACCGAAGAACAAACGATTGATACTCAACTTCACTGGGCCAATGAATTAGCGAAAGAATTCGGCTGTGAAATTATTAAAGAATTTGTGGATATAGGTGTTTCCGCTGTTAAGAAAAATATGGCAAAACGCAAAGGCCTTACAGCGCTGTTGACCTACCTTGAAACTGCTGAAATTGACTTTGTTTTAATTTACGATCACACTCGGCTAGCAAGAAACGCAATGGAACATCAAAAAATCAGAGGATTTTTCAACAGCAAGAAAATCCCAGTAGTGATGTGTTCCACTAGAGATTTGTATAACTCAGGTGATCTTCTTGGAGAATTATTGAAAGACGGTTACAGTAAATATGAAGCCGACGCCATTAGGCAGCGTACCGAAGATAACCACTATAAAAAGATTAAAGAAGGTATTTATCGTGGTGGTAAGCTTCCTTTCGGATATGAATTTTCACCTGATGAGTATACCTTTAAGGTCCTACCAAATGAAAAAAATATTGTCGATGATATATTTCAGAAGTATCAAGAAGGAGAAGGCTTCCACTCAATAGCCTTGTCTTTAGAGAAAAAAAGTTTTCATGGTCGAGATTGGACTAAAGATGATGTAAAACTAATTATTACAAACCCATTTTATGCGGGGTATCTAACGGCAAAGCGTTTTCGTCCTAACAGCCACAGACAACTTACAGACAAAGAAGAGTGGATTATGGGATACTGTGAAAGAATAACACCATTTATTCGATATGAAGTGTGGGAATATTGTTATGAAACATATCGTTCAAAAAGAAAAGGTAATGTATCTCCGAAAAATTTCAAAACCCCCTTCTTCCTGCGTGACATTCTGTTTTGCAAAAATTGCAAAATGCCTTTAAAAAGTAAAAATCAGAAGAACAAGTACCACGGTAATCCAAATGGAAACTCAATTTACTATTGCGAGAATAAAGCATGCAGCCTTAGACTCGAAAAGAATAAGGTTCATGAAAAATTTATTGAGGAAGAAATGTCCGCAGTATTAATAAAATATCTCTCTACTCAACATAAGGACATACATGAGGAGATACTTGTCAACCTAAAGCAAAAAGTTGATAAATTAAGTCAACAAATAAAAGAGCTTGAAATAACAATAGAAGAATTCACTTTACAAATACGACGAACGGAAGTCGAATTACATTCCTTAGACTCCAATAAACCACAAGAATTAAAAAACAGCTTTTTAAGATATCGCATCTTACTTAAGGAGAAAATTAATAATTCACAGATATTGATCAATGAGAAGAAACTAAAGATTTCTTATATTGAGAACGTTGAATCTGATTTTCTACTCATGAAAAATTTACTGGCAACTACTATTTTGGCGGAGTACACTGGAGAAATTGATCCGCGCCTTCGAAGACTTTTATTGTATTTGTTTGAACGAATTGAAATTGGTCCTGACCTTGTCTATGATGTTAC
- a CDS encoding competence protein CoiA family protein → MDIAMYEGKLLNITSELSRYAESEKERGIDKFKKAAEKKAMTCPYCHEQLLLRAGEIRDIHFAHLSGQTCQESKAYDTYNRQTARESQKHTVIRDIIYNELKGQELIRSDLKVEYGYKEKAMEKWSQYPDIYVNKNGREFAVSILTNVNQIGDQKVVKAINSRNKYFADKGLETIWFVEDRELADDYERRVLHLWEAEYGLVIKTEEDHKWDKLLQELYEEFPEYNLYTLFGYNAHGTIKSDVRSLYYVHSVGDEITFSVYRLILDLMRSPYRAFALTKGYRMNISQALVIRDEILLSDKEQEDRDRTEFANQVLLQIDAIQREASLRDQHTGAENNQMETGYNYSELTRQTIKEAAATTAYSSDFDVVASISNLKILTIAPYEAESLYWFLKRHKDELGDYGLTWLEVKKWVLYALGRVNDPKIRKWLVEIEGIR, encoded by the coding sequence ATGGATATTGCCATGTATGAGGGGAAGCTTCTAAATATCACATCAGAGCTAAGCAGATATGCAGAAAGTGAAAAAGAGAGGGGAATTGACAAATTCAAAAAAGCTGCCGAGAAAAAGGCCATGACATGCCCATACTGTCATGAGCAACTGCTGCTTCGGGCTGGAGAAATCCGTGATATTCATTTTGCACATCTTAGCGGTCAGACATGTCAGGAATCAAAGGCTTACGATACATACAACAGACAGACGGCTCGTGAAAGCCAGAAGCATACCGTGATTAGAGATATCATTTATAACGAACTGAAGGGGCAGGAATTGATCCGTTCCGACTTGAAGGTAGAGTACGGTTATAAAGAAAAGGCCATGGAAAAATGGAGTCAATATCCTGACATTTACGTTAACAAGAATGGCCGTGAATTTGCAGTCTCAATCCTTACAAATGTGAACCAAATCGGTGATCAAAAAGTGGTTAAGGCGATAAATTCTCGTAATAAATATTTTGCTGACAAAGGGCTTGAGACGATCTGGTTTGTGGAGGACAGGGAACTGGCGGACGATTATGAGCGTAGAGTGCTACATCTATGGGAAGCTGAGTATGGACTTGTAATCAAGACAGAAGAGGACCACAAATGGGACAAGCTGCTTCAGGAGTTATACGAGGAGTTTCCAGAATACAATCTCTATACTTTATTTGGTTATAATGCTCACGGTACAATAAAAAGCGACGTCAGAAGCCTTTATTACGTTCATTCTGTTGGTGATGAAATCACCTTCTCTGTATACCGATTAATCCTGGATCTAATGCGCTCGCCGTATCGTGCCTTCGCGTTAACCAAAGGATATCGAATGAATATTTCGCAGGCCCTAGTCATTAGGGATGAAATTCTGCTCAGCGATAAGGAGCAAGAGGATAGAGACCGAACAGAGTTTGCAAATCAGGTGCTTCTCCAAATTGATGCTATTCAAAGGGAAGCCTCACTTAGGGACCAGCATACTGGTGCCGAAAATAATCAAATGGAGACAGGGTACAATTATTCAGAATTGACTCGGCAGACGATTAAAGAGGCTGCTGCAACTACAGCCTACTCGTCAGATTTTGATGTAGTAGCATCTATATCAAACTTGAAAATTCTGACGATTGCTCCGTATGAAGCAGAATCGCTTTATTGGTTCCTGAAACGGCATAAGGACGAGCTGGGCGATTATGGTTTGACTTGGCTTGAGGTCAAAAAGTGGGTTCTTTATGCCTTAGGGAGAGTAAATGATCCAAAGATTCGTAAATGGCTTGTTGAAATTGAAGGAATAAGATAA
- a CDS encoding DUF7662 domain-containing protein yields MNRDKSLCIIPCGAAKIWDKQPSIGPVKAENVYTGVFAIACQRYAKTFFDHWVILSAKYGFLYPEDIIPEDYNVSFIKPSSETILIAELKEQAESSGLFKYKEITVLGGKHYADRAKAVFNQGQELFFPLSDCAGIGYMLQRLTRALEGHEEISGDSLESPSEVNIRPTLKKHRDQPKNLTENNVGKYVSLYRYLLSTEGNQVIMTIDQIETVLGFALPASASKYRPWWANALTNTQAKSWLLAGWEVDSVTLGEKTALRKIGDEV; encoded by the coding sequence GTGAATCGAGATAAATCGCTTTGTATTATTCCCTGCGGTGCCGCGAAGATTTGGGATAAGCAGCCTTCAATTGGACCTGTAAAAGCGGAGAACGTTTATACAGGTGTTTTTGCGATAGCCTGTCAAAGGTATGCTAAAACATTCTTCGATCATTGGGTGATTCTGTCTGCAAAATATGGTTTTCTATATCCTGAGGATATCATTCCAGAGGACTATAACGTTTCCTTTATTAAGCCTTCCAGTGAGACCATTCTTATTGCTGAATTGAAAGAGCAGGCTGAAAGCAGTGGATTATTCAAATACAAGGAGATTACAGTGCTGGGCGGCAAGCATTATGCGGATCGAGCTAAGGCGGTATTTAATCAAGGACAGGAATTGTTCTTTCCTCTAAGCGATTGTGCGGGGATCGGCTATATGCTGCAAAGGTTGACCCGCGCGCTGGAAGGACATGAGGAGATATCTGGAGATTCACTGGAGTCACCATCTGAAGTCAATATACGGCCTACTTTGAAAAAGCATAGAGATCAGCCGAAGAATCTTACGGAGAATAACGTTGGGAAATACGTTTCACTCTATCGATATTTACTGAGTACCGAAGGTAATCAAGTGATTATGACTATAGACCAAATCGAAACGGTACTAGGTTTCGCACTGCCTGCATCTGCGAGTAAATATCGTCCGTGGTGGGCTAATGCTTTGACGAATACACAGGCTAAATCCTGGCTGCTCGCTGGTTGGGAAGTGGATTCAGTCACGCTGGGAGAGAAGACTGCACTCAGAAAAATAGGCGATGAGGTGTAG
- a CDS encoding recombinase family protein, producing MTQTVAYYRSSTDLQEDSVSTQEFYAMQYCSEKMLLIDKEISDEFVSAKLTPLTKRKFNQILEGIKKGEFNTLIIYKRDRLARDVIEYMEIYSVLKKYNVQVHFTTSNEAPMRYDETGEFYELIMAGLCQHEGEQIKLRISEGRSASFEQGKHKGVLPYGYLVDKDSGKIYVPPEAKKDILFIYSELLSEKHATLNDIKIYLKKHNIQRLRLKESKKFNPVWEVKAIEDMISNTMYMGIRQMNFKGKLHTYASKDYALLSVEEWYRAQEILKKIKSKKSRNKRPMGSFLLENYIICDECKQPLSPIMRMRKKAWVGVYECKAHKIKLLSDDVESEILDNCCCHFFSLLSEYGEDFYNKFFNENVNKIKILSNRLDQIIVLFNTQIIHNVTRLMGTNNVHEKSRLENKLVTIELKLKHVKGKKEQLYLTIEQLKKLPEQINLFKDKSKFTDALKNLSHNERLKLLNNIIMSAFVTHEGLKLYLKHPIKGSEEIFIEYS from the coding sequence ATGACTCAAACCGTTGCTTATTATCGCAGTTCAACTGATTTGCAAGAAGACTCTGTTTCTACACAAGAGTTCTATGCAATGCAATATTGTTCTGAAAAAATGCTGTTAATTGACAAAGAAATCAGTGACGAATTTGTCTCAGCTAAACTTACGCCTCTTACAAAACGTAAATTCAACCAGATTCTCGAAGGCATAAAAAAAGGTGAATTTAATACTTTGATTATCTATAAACGCGATCGACTTGCTCGTGATGTTATAGAGTATATGGAAATTTATTCGGTATTAAAAAAGTATAACGTCCAGGTTCACTTCACAACCTCTAATGAAGCTCCCATGCGGTACGATGAAACGGGAGAATTTTATGAATTGATTATGGCTGGTCTTTGTCAGCATGAAGGGGAGCAAATAAAACTTCGAATAAGTGAAGGTAGATCTGCTTCCTTTGAGCAAGGGAAACATAAAGGCGTCCTACCTTATGGATATCTAGTGGATAAAGATTCGGGCAAAATCTATGTACCACCTGAAGCCAAGAAGGATATTTTGTTTATTTATTCTGAATTGTTAAGTGAAAAGCACGCTACTCTAAACGACATAAAAATTTACTTAAAAAAACATAATATTCAGCGACTACGCTTAAAAGAAAGTAAAAAATTCAACCCAGTGTGGGAAGTGAAGGCAATAGAAGATATGATATCAAATACCATGTATATGGGCATCCGTCAAATGAATTTCAAAGGAAAGCTTCACACTTATGCTAGTAAAGATTATGCACTGCTATCCGTAGAAGAGTGGTACAGAGCACAAGAAATTTTAAAAAAAATAAAATCTAAGAAATCACGTAATAAGAGACCTATGGGTTCATTTTTACTTGAAAACTATATTATTTGCGATGAATGCAAACAACCACTCTCACCTATTATGCGTATGCGAAAAAAGGCTTGGGTTGGAGTTTACGAATGTAAAGCACATAAAATCAAATTGCTAAGTGATGATGTTGAATCGGAAATTCTCGATAATTGTTGCTGTCATTTTTTCTCTCTTTTATCCGAATACGGTGAGGATTTTTATAATAAATTTTTCAATGAAAACGTAAATAAAATAAAAATATTATCTAATAGACTCGACCAGATCATTGTTCTATTCAATACTCAGATTATTCATAATGTAACAAGATTAATGGGAACAAATAATGTTCATGAAAAATCACGATTAGAAAATAAACTAGTGACCATAGAACTTAAACTTAAACATGTTAAGGGTAAAAAGGAACAGTTATATCTTACAATAGAACAACTTAAGAAGTTGCCTGAACAAATCAACTTATTCAAAGATAAATCTAAATTCACCGATGCACTAAAGAATTTATCACATAATGAACGTCTGAAATTACTTAACAATATCATTATGTCTGCCTTTGTTACCCATGAAGGATTAAAACTATATTTGAAACATCCCATTAAAGGATCGGAGGAGATTTTTATTGAATATTCATAA
- a CDS encoding restriction endonuclease, producing the protein MARRRRRGRSFRSKRGRSEVILVLIAFLILVAFSIIKAIVSATQNIESYFSEQTPLVQTAFISVLVGLCLLFVWIIFEVKNKRKAELIRLQIERDQEERRQILRKRNLEHLKKMCPFEFEEYIARVFRCAGFDSEVTKRTGDGGKDIILRSNGEVRLVECKRYTTTKVGRPDIQKFHSAMIDFNALEGFYITTGEFTKQALECTENKSILTFNGEQLLNLIEQYVGFEKEVLEY; encoded by the coding sequence ATGGCAAGAAGAAGACGACGCGGCAGATCTTTCAGAAGCAAAAGAGGAAGATCAGAAGTGATTTTGGTATTGATAGCATTTCTGATCTTAGTAGCATTCAGCATAATAAAAGCTATTGTATCGGCCACTCAAAATATTGAATCGTATTTCTCAGAGCAAACTCCCTTGGTACAAACAGCATTTATTAGTGTTTTGGTTGGTCTGTGCTTGTTATTCGTTTGGATTATTTTTGAAGTGAAAAATAAAAGAAAGGCGGAACTCATTCGCCTTCAAATAGAACGCGATCAGGAAGAGAGAAGGCAGATATTACGCAAAAGGAATTTGGAGCATCTGAAGAAAATGTGTCCTTTTGAATTTGAAGAGTATATTGCACGTGTATTTCGTTGTGCTGGTTTTGACAGCGAGGTAACTAAGCGCACTGGAGATGGAGGCAAAGACATTATACTTCGAAGCAATGGGGAAGTACGATTAGTGGAGTGCAAAAGATATACAACGACAAAAGTGGGTAGACCAGATATTCAAAAGTTCCACAGTGCGATGATTGATTTCAATGCACTTGAAGGATTCTATATAACAACAGGGGAGTTCACTAAGCAGGCATTAGAATGTACAGAGAATAAATCAATTCTGACCTTTAACGGCGAACAACTACTGAATCTAATCGAGCAATATGTTGGATTTGAAAAAGAGGTTCTTGAATATTGA